The Methanosphaera stadtmanae DSM 3091 genome includes a window with the following:
- a CDS encoding flippase: MTDKKSKLASGSIIILLGSIILRLGGFIYRFILSRLLTTTGYGIVGLTLPFQNIFIIGASGGVPPAIAKYVSEYKAVDDKKMVHQIIITGLKLMIFMALLAAVIMFLISEPIAIGIWHKPEALLPLRLVALIIPFSIIVGALRGVFQGFYQMTYIFYSKFIEQIFTLIFAIILVLIGWYAAGAVLGTAIGFLMALLGSYYLFKTDMKKNYLNGNYEPITFKEELGLILKIFKFSIPVVISGVAEIFLYDTGTFFIGMFLPTLFAGFYTNASAIARIPLIISNSISTSVLPATSEASSLKNRELLKLYIHQSYRYTTLTTLPVSAFIMVFAAPIMSILFGKEYVPGASALWILVTGMFFFSIYLIGSSMCQGLGKPQKPMYALIIGAIVNMVLSFILIPRYGIAGAAFATTISTCLLMIITMYDLTKITSIHAPYLDMIKMFIASFVMIGMMYVVPQNILGMIIGGIIGSILYLAIVVFTKAIKRDDVVFIEHIANKTGPLKKYLDPVVRFIYNYTD, encoded by the coding sequence TTGACTGATAAAAAATCCAAACTAGCCTCAGGTAGTATTATTATTCTACTTGGTTCCATAATTCTCAGATTAGGCGGATTTATTTATAGATTTATTTTAAGTAGACTTTTAACTACAACAGGATATGGTATAGTAGGATTAACATTACCATTTCAAAATATTTTTATTATAGGAGCATCAGGAGGAGTACCTCCAGCAATAGCAAAATATGTGTCAGAATATAAGGCAGTTGATGATAAGAAGATGGTTCATCAAATCATTATAACTGGTTTGAAATTAATGATATTCATGGCACTACTAGCAGCAGTTATAATGTTTTTAATATCAGAACCTATAGCAATAGGAATATGGCACAAACCCGAAGCATTACTGCCATTACGATTAGTTGCACTAATAATACCATTTAGTATAATTGTAGGAGCACTAAGAGGAGTTTTCCAAGGATTTTATCAAATGACTTACATATTCTATAGTAAGTTTATTGAACAAATATTCACATTGATTTTTGCCATAATACTAGTACTTATTGGATGGTATGCAGCAGGAGCAGTTCTTGGTACTGCAATAGGATTTTTAATGGCACTACTTGGATCATATTATCTTTTTAAAACTGATATGAAGAAAAACTATTTAAATGGAAACTATGAACCAATAACATTTAAGGAAGAACTTGGATTAATTCTTAAAATATTTAAATTCTCAATACCAGTTGTAATATCAGGTGTTGCAGAAATATTTTTATATGATACTGGAACATTCTTCATTGGTATGTTTTTACCAACATTATTTGCAGGTTTCTATACAAATGCAAGTGCAATTGCAAGAATACCACTTATAATATCAAATTCCATATCCACATCAGTACTTCCAGCAACTAGTGAAGCAAGTAGTCTAAAGAATAGGGAATTACTTAAATTATATATTCATCAATCATACAGATACACAACACTAACAACACTACCAGTATCAGCATTCATAATGGTATTTGCAGCACCAATTATGTCAATACTATTTGGTAAAGAATATGTTCCTGGAGCTAGTGCTCTATGGATACTTGTTACTGGAATGTTTTTCTTCTCAATATATCTTATAGGAAGTAGTATGTGTCAAGGTCTTGGAAAACCACAAAAACCAATGTATGCACTGATAATAGGAGCTATAGTGAATATGGTACTTAGCTTTATTTTAATACCACGTTATGGTATAGCTGGTGCAGCATTTGCAACAACAATATCAACATGTCTTCTTATGATAATAACAATGTATGATTTAACAAAGATTACTTCAATTCATGCACCATACTTAGACATGATAAAGATGTTTATTGCATCGTTTGTCATGATTGGTATGATGTATGTTGTACCACAAAATATTCTTGGTATGATAATTGGTGGAATAATTGGAAGTATATTGTACTTGGCCATAGTGGTCTTTACTAAGGCAATAAAAAGGGATGATGTTGTATTTATTGAACATATTGCAAATAAAACAGGTCCACTTAAAAAATACCTAGATCCAGTAGTTAGATTTATCTACAACTACACAGACTAA
- the acs gene encoding acetate--CoA ligase alpha subunit, which produces MKDLTGLFNPKSIAVIGASSQEGKVGYIITTNLIECGYGGNIYPVNTKTDGKLLGLPAYKTVSEIDDDNIDLAVISIPARFINQTLEECGQKGIKNIIVITAGFKEVGGEGAKLEDEMAEIAKKYDMNIQGPNCLGSLDTNTPMNASFAQLSPKKGNIAFVSQSGAMTVAILDWSVSEGIGFSKVVSLGNKVDVSEIDLIEYLATDDQTKVILCYLEGISDGERFLEVMRRVTKIKPVVILKAGSSQAGAKAVSSHTGALAGNDSAFDAAFENCGVMRARSMNDLFDYGLAFSKSSLPTGKKVAVITNAGGGGVLTADKIEDIGLELVDLTDQTKSELRAVIPDEGSVENPIDVLGDAPADRYKATLDILLEEDDIDSIIIMACPTASYDSEGVGNAIVEAKGKTDIPILVVNMGGPTFNEENILLRENNIPVCVFPETAVNVLKALERYHTIQSEDQESCIDKVQDTDKEEAARIIEEAKQKGRDALLGSEAYQVAKAYGISAAPIILATTKEEAGQAAEEMQYPVVLKIASDKILHKTDIGGVVVNINSKQEAEDTFEQIMASAKEAHPDVVPDGVEVQKMMPKGHEILIGMLRDAQFGPIIGFGMGGIYVNLINDVCFKLGSGISDEVIDDQIDSTKISKLLKGYRGENPSDIEAVKDTVKRVTKLTLDFPEILELDINPVFVYEDGCSALDIKIKI; this is translated from the coding sequence ATGAAAGATCTCACTGGGTTATTTAATCCAAAATCTATAGCCGTTATAGGCGCATCAAGTCAAGAAGGAAAAGTAGGTTATATTATAACTACCAATCTCATAGAATGTGGATATGGAGGTAATATTTATCCAGTAAATACAAAAACTGATGGTAAATTATTAGGATTACCTGCATATAAAACAGTAAGTGAAATTGATGATGATAACATTGATTTAGCAGTAATATCAATACCTGCAAGATTTATAAACCAAACATTAGAAGAATGTGGTCAAAAAGGTATAAAAAATATTATTGTTATAACAGCAGGTTTCAAAGAAGTTGGTGGAGAAGGAGCAAAACTTGAAGATGAAATGGCAGAAATTGCTAAAAAATACGACATGAATATTCAAGGTCCAAACTGTTTAGGAAGTCTTGATACAAACACACCAATGAATGCATCATTTGCACAACTCTCACCTAAAAAAGGAAACATAGCATTTGTATCCCAAAGTGGAGCTATGACTGTGGCTATTCTTGATTGGAGTGTTTCAGAAGGTATAGGTTTCAGTAAAGTAGTGAGTTTAGGAAATAAAGTAGATGTATCAGAAATAGATTTAATAGAATACTTAGCTACTGATGATCAAACAAAAGTTATATTATGTTACTTAGAAGGAATTAGTGACGGTGAAAGATTCCTTGAAGTAATGAGAAGAGTAACAAAAATAAAACCAGTAGTAATTCTTAAAGCAGGATCAAGTCAAGCTGGAGCAAAAGCAGTATCTTCACACACAGGAGCACTTGCAGGTAATGATTCAGCATTTGATGCAGCATTTGAAAACTGTGGTGTAATGAGAGCACGTTCAATGAATGATTTATTTGATTATGGTTTAGCATTCTCTAAATCATCATTACCAACAGGTAAAAAAGTAGCAGTAATTACAAATGCTGGTGGTGGAGGAGTATTAACAGCAGATAAAATAGAAGACATTGGTCTTGAATTAGTAGATTTAACTGATCAAACAAAATCTGAACTTAGAGCTGTTATTCCAGATGAAGGAAGTGTAGAAAACCCTATTGATGTATTGGGTGATGCTCCTGCAGATAGATATAAAGCAACATTAGATATCTTATTAGAAGAAGATGATATAGATAGTATTATTATTATGGCATGTCCAACAGCATCATATGACTCAGAAGGTGTGGGAAATGCAATAGTGGAAGCTAAAGGAAAAACAGACATACCAATACTTGTTGTAAATATGGGTGGACCTACATTTAATGAAGAAAATATATTACTAAGAGAAAATAATATTCCAGTATGTGTATTCCCAGAAACAGCAGTAAATGTACTTAAAGCATTAGAAAGATATCATACAATTCAATCAGAAGATCAAGAATCATGTATTGATAAAGTACAAGATACTGATAAAGAAGAAGCTGCAAGAATCATTGAAGAAGCTAAACAAAAAGGTAGAGATGCACTTCTTGGTAGTGAAGCATACCAAGTTGCAAAAGCATATGGAATCTCTGCAGCACCAATAATACTTGCAACAACAAAAGAAGAAGCAGGACAAGCAGCAGAGGAAATGCAATACCCTGTAGTACTTAAAATAGCTTCAGATAAAATCTTACACAAAACAGATATTGGTGGAGTAGTAGTAAATATTAACTCTAAACAAGAAGCTGAAGATACATTTGAACAAATCATGGCAAGTGCAAAAGAAGCACATCCTGATGTAGTACCTGATGGTGTTGAAGTACAAAAAATGATGCCTAAAGGACATGAAATCTTAATTGGTATGCTTCGTGATGCACAATTTGGTCCAATAATAGGATTTGGTATGGGTGGAATCTATGTAAATCTTATTAATGATGTATGTTTCAAATTAGGTTCTGGAATTAGTGATGAAGTAATTGATGATCAAATTGACAGTACAAAAATAAGTAAATTACTTAAAGGATATCGTGGAGAAAATCCAAGTGATATTGAAGCTGTTAAAGACACTGTAAAACGTGTAACAAAATTAACTCTTGACTTCCCAGAAATTTTAGAGTTAGATATAAACCCAGTGTTTGTATATGAAGATGGATGTAGTGCTCTAGATATTAAAATTAAAATCTAG